In Piliocolobus tephrosceles isolate RC106 chromosome 10, ASM277652v3, whole genome shotgun sequence, a single window of DNA contains:
- the ASIC1 gene encoding acid-sensing ion channel 1 isoform X2 — MPIRIFCSVSFSSGEEAPRPLGDIWGPHHHQQQQDISESEEEEEEKEKEAVRKEASERHSPIDLVAFANSCTLHGTNHIFVEGGPGPRQVLWAVAFVLALGAFLCQVGDRVAYYLSYPHVTLLNEVATTELAFPAVTLCNTNAVRLSQLSYPDLLYLAPMLGLDESDDPGVPLAPPGPEAFSGEPFNLHRFYNRSCHRLEDMLLYCSYQGGPCGPHNFSVVFTRYGKCYTFNSGRDGRPRLKTMKGGTGNGLEIMLDIQQDEYLPVWGETDETSFEAGIKVQIHSQDEPPFIDQLGFGVAPGFQTFVACQEQRLIYLPPPWGTCKAVTMDSDLDFFDSYSITACRIDCETRYLVENCNCRMVHMPGDAPYCTPEQYKECADPALDFLVEKDQEYCVCEMPCNLTRYGKELSMVKIPSKASAKYLAKKFNKSEQYIGENILVLDIFFEVLNYETIEQKKAYEIAGLLGDIGGQMGLFIGASILTVLELFDYAYEVIKHKLCRRGKCQKEAKRSSADKGVALSLDDVKRHNPCESLRGHPAGMTYAANILPHHPARGTFEDFTC, encoded by the exons ATGCCCATCCGGATCTTCTGCTCTGTGTCATTCTCCTCTGGAGAGGAGGCCCCAAGGCCCTTGGGAGATATTTGGGGTCCCCAccaccatcagcagcagcagGACATCTCAGAatcagaagaggaggaagaagagaaggaaaaggaggcagTGAGGAAGGAGGCCAGCGAGAGGCATTCACCCATAGACTTGGTGGCCTTTGCCAACAGCTGCACCCTCCACGGCACCAACCACATTTTTGTGGAGGGGGGTCCAGGACCAAGGCAGGTGCTGTGGGCAGTGGCCTTTGTCCTGGCACTGGGTGCCTTCCTGTGCCAGGTAGGGGACCGCGTTGCTTATTACCTCAGCTACCCACACGTGACCCTGCTAAACGAAGTGGCCACCACGGAGCTGGCCTTCCCGGCGGTCACCCTCTGCAACACTAATGCCGTGCGGCTGTCCCAGCTCAGCTACCCTGACTTGCTTTATCTGGCCCCCATGCTGGGACTGGATGAAAGTGATGACCCTGGGGTGCCCCTCGCTCCACCGGGCCCTGAGGCCTTCTCTGGGGAGCCCTTTAACCTGCACCGCTTCTACAATCGCTCCTGCCACCGGCTGGAGGACATGCTGCTCTATTGCTCCTACCAAGGGGGGCCCTGTGGCCCTCACAACTTCTCAGTG GTCTTCACACGCTATGGAAAGTGCTACACGTTCAACTCGGGCCGAGATGGGCGGCCACGGCTGAAGACCATGAAGGGTGGGACAGGCAATGGGCTGGAAATCATGCTGGACATCCAGCAGGACGAGTACCTGCCTGTGTGGGGGGAGACTG ACGAGACGTCCTTCGAAGCAGGCATCAAAGTGCAGATCCATAGTCAGGACGAACCTCCTTTCATCGACCAGCTGGGCTTTGGCGTGGCCCCAGGCTTCCAGACCTTTGTGGCCTGCCAGGAGCAGCGG CTCATCTACCTGCCCCCGCCCTGGGGCACCTGCAAAGCTGTTACCATGGACTCGGATTTGGATTTCTTCGACTCCTACAGCATCACCGCCTGCCGCATCGACTGTGAGACGCGCTACCTGGTGGAGAACTGCAACTGCCGCATGGTGCACATGCCAG GGGATGCCCCATACTGTACTCCAGAGCAGTACAAGGAGTGTGCAGATCCTGCTCTGG ACTTCCTGGTGGAGAAGGACCAGGAGTACTGCGTGTGTGAAATGCCTTGCAACCTGACCCGCTATGGCAAGGAGCTGTCCATGGTCAAGATCCCCAGCAAAGCCTCAGCCAAGTACCTGGCCAAGAAGTTCAACAAATCTGAGCAATACATAGG GGAGAACATCCTGGTGCTGGACATTTTCTTTGAAGTCCTCAACTATGAGACCATTGAACAGAAGAAGGCCTATGAGATTGCAGGGCTCCTGG GTGACATCGGGGGCCAGATGGGGCTGTTCATCGGCGCCAGCATCCTCACGGTGCTGGAGCTCTTTGACTACGCCTACGAG GTCATTAAGCACAAGCTGTGCCGACGAGGAAAGTGCCAGAAGGAGGCCAAAAGGAGCAGTGCGGACAAGGGCGTGGCCCTCAGCCTGGACGACGTCAAAAGACAC AACCCGTGCGAGAGCCTCCGGGGCCACCCTGCCGGGATGACATACGCTGCCAACATCCTACCTCACCATCCGGCCCGAGGCACGTTCGAGGACTTTACCTGCTGA